From a region of the Sander lucioperca isolate FBNREF2018 chromosome 8, SLUC_FBN_1.2, whole genome shotgun sequence genome:
- the LOC116064479 gene encoding TBC1 domain family member 8 isoform X2, which yields MTEAIRVNTRQRQREFSMFLNLDEAFGVIGQLADIALRRLLDSEGLELDRVLQQPTRITKRILEEQALREYVLALFRLPRGERLHEVASCSVWTPHGRCHTAGTLYTTDSYLCFSSREEGNCILLIPLSEVLSIEKVESTSLLPNPIIVSVRTKKAFQLIELPDRDELVENLNSRLRSLQWKQSMFRSKKDGRRSMSAPTPYYTFYYDTGHSDEEEIEEQVLRNTVNSEALMTAFHQNQPGTNDNNSKEQVKERLWEDHFLEFGRGVHMFRTDKIQRLVAMGIPESLRGELWMTLSDASSELESHQGYYTSMVQKSMGLSSLATEEIERDLHRSLPDHPAFQNPTGIAALRRVLTAYAHRNPKIGYCQSMNILASVLLLYAKEEEAFWLLVAVCERMLPDYFNRRVIGAQVDQSVFEELIRERLPELAEHVPDLSTLSSVSLSWFLTLFLSVLPFHSAVCVVDCFFFHGIKAIFQLGLAALEANSAQLSASTDDGQALMILTSFLDQVGSEESSCPPSSPLAAEETSSSDADIPAVGPTNITDLISESYEKFGDLTVRQIERLRCRHRIQVLQAHEDTTKENALRIVTPDVSIPPENLADVYDLFKTEHFISLYWGDSSSAAAAEAAAWRYADSGRSYMERQYRLDRPQFKSLYGLLAPWPGGSNQHSDTLSNRTFTLLDQDCDNLVTFKEFAGWLDTLYCEELNEKIRLLYRLHIPPALTESEDDPSLMKSPLLSTNRPLYVNLPSDVEGEVTDYQEQLKQMLQDLVKEREKDVEKPLPLMNQREFIQFCKTLYSMFHGDPEENDLFQAIATVTSLVLQIGEAGHRGHSSGSEVTSQEEGRGATEDAGVDASRGNGSLAAENEWTVSYAQILASLLTEQALVNFFEKPVDLSAKISEAKEKQYHQRAGLLTLQQGTS from the exons ATGACGGAGGCCATCCGGGTCAACACACGGCAGCGACAGAGGGAATTCTCCATGTTCCTCAACCTGGACGAGGCATTTGGGGTCATAGGTCAGCTGGCTGACATTGCCCTCAGGCGGCTGCTGGACAGCGAAGGCCTGGAGCTGGACCGAGTCCTGCAGCAGCCCACACGCATCACTAAGAG AATCCTAGAGGAACAGGCTTTAAGGGAGTACGTCCTAGCTCTGTTTCGGCTCCCTCGTGGTGAACGACTCCACGAGGTGGCCTCCTGTTCGGTATGGACACCACACGGACGCTGCCATACAGCCGGGACCCTCTACACCACTGACAGTTATCTGTGCTTCTCCAGCCGAGAGGAAGGCAATTGCATCCTGCTTATACCCCTCTCAGAG GTGTTGTCCATAGAAAAAGTGGAGAGCACCAGCCTGCTCCCTAACCCTATCATAGTGAGTGTTCGGACTAAGAAGGCCTTCCAGCTGATCGAGCTGCCGGACAGAGACGAGCTGGTCGAGAACCTGAACTCCAGACTCCGATCTCTGCAGTGGAAACAGTCCATGTTCCGCAGCAAGAAAGACGGCAGGAGGAGTATG AGCGCCCCGACACCATACTACACCTTCTACTATGACACCGGGCACTCTGATGAAGAAGAGATAGAGGAGCAGGTTCTGCGTAACACCGTCAACAGTGAGGCTCTGATGACGGCCTTCCACCAAAACCAACCAGGAACCAACGACAACAAT agcaAGGAGCAGGTGAAGGAGCGGCTGTGGGAGGATCATTTCTTGGAGTTCGGTCGCGGCGTCCACATGTTCCGCACAGACAAGATCCAAAGACTTGTTGCCATGGGGATACCAGAGTCGCTGCGAGGGGAGCTGTGGATGACACTTTCTg ACGCGTCCTCGGAGCTAGAGTCCCACCAGGGCTATTACACCAGCATGGTGCAGAAGTCCATGGGCCTGAGCAGCCTGGCCACAGAGGAGATTGAGCGCGACCTTCACCGCTCTCTGCCGGACCATCCCGCCTTTCAAAACCCCACCGGCATCGCTGCACTGAGACGCGTCCTCACCGCCTACGCGCACCGCAACCCCAAGATCGGATACTGTCAG TCTATGAACATCCTGGCGTCGGTGCTGCTCCTCTACgctaaagaagaagaagcttTCTGGCTGCTGGTGGCAGTTTGTGAGAGGATGCTGCCTGACTACTTCAACCGCAGGGTCATAG GAGCTCAGGTGGACCAGTCAGTGTTTGAGGAGCTGATCAGGGAGCGTTTGCCAGAGCTGGCTGAACACGTTCCAGACCTCTCCACCCTCTCCTCCGTCTCCCTCTCTTGGTTCCTCACCCTCTTCCTCAGCGTCCTGCCCTTCCACAGTGCCGTCTGTGTGGTCGACTGTTTCTTCTTCCACGGAATCAAAGCCATCTTCCAGTTGGGATTGGCAGCACTGGAGGCCAATTCTGCACAGCTCTCGGCCAGCACAGACGATGGACAGGCACTTATGATTCTCACAAG TTTTCTGGACCAGGTTGGAAGTGAAGAGTCGTCCTGTCCTCCATCCTCCCCGCTGGCTGCAGAGGAGACCAGCAGCAGCGACGCCGATATTCCCGCTGTGGGACCCACAAACATCACTGACCTCATCAGCGAGTCCTACGAG AAATTCGGAGACCTGACAGTGAGGCAGATTGAGCGGCTTCGCTGTCGACACAGAATCCAAGTGCTGCAGGCTCACGAAGACACCACCAAAGAAAACGCT ttGAGAATAGTGACTCCAGATGTTTCCATCCCTCCAGAGAACTTGGCTGATGTCTACGACCTCTTCAAG ACTGAGCACTTCATCAGTCTGTACTGGGGTGACAGCAGCTCCGCAGCAGCGGCGGAGGCGGCAGCGTGGCGTTATGCTGACTCCGGTCGCTCCTATATGGAGCGGCAGTACCGGCTAGATCGGCCCCAGTTCAAGAGCCTGTACGGGCTGCTGGCGCCGTGGCCCGGCGGCTCAAACCAGCACTCTGACACGCTGTCCAACCGCACCTTCACCCTGCTGGACCAGGACTGTGACAACCTGGTCACGTTTAAAGAGTTTGCTGGCTGGCTGG ACACTTTGTACTGTGAAGAGCTGAATGAGAAAATAAGGCTGCTGTACCGTCTGCACATCCCACCAG ctctgACAGAAAGTGAGGATGACCCCTCTTTGATGAAGAGCCCCCTGCTGTCCACAAACAGACCCCTCTATGTTAATCTGCCCTCAG atgttgaaggTGAAGTGACAGATTACCAGGAGCAGCTGAAGCAGATGCTGCAGGATCTGgtcaaagagagggagaaagatgtGGAGAAGCCTCTGCCACTCATGAACCAG CGTGAGTTCATCCAGTTCTGTAAAACACTCTACAGCATGTTCCACGGCGACCCAGAGGAGAACGACCTCTTTCAGGCCATCGCTACGGTAACGAGTCTGGTGCTGCAGATCGGCGAGGCCGGCCACCGTGGACACAGCTCGGGGTCAGAGGTCACCAGccaggaggaggggagaggagccACTGAAGATGCTGGGGTCGATGCCAGTAGAGGCAACGGGAGTTTGGCAGCAGAGAATGAGTGGACGGTCAGCTACGCCCAGATCCTGGCGTCGCTGCTCACTGAACAGGCGCTGGTGAACTTCTTCGAGAAGCCGGTGGATCTGTCCGCTAAAATCTCAGAGGCCAAGGAGAAGCAGTATCACCAGCGGGCGGGTTTGCTCACACTGCAGCAAGGGACCAGCTGA
- the LOC116064479 gene encoding TBC1 domain family member 8 isoform X1, whose protein sequence is MWLNPEEVLLKNALKLWVTVRSNDFFLLQRRRGHGEPTGRITGLLVGALDTVLDSNARVTPFRILLQVPGSQISWVIASGAAIEEVNKHWDWLVHNLLRSLSVFENKEDAVSFVKGKVKGLIAEEVRGRQAAQEEEPEKFREVLLKFELHFGLPSSEKLVTYYSCCCWKGRVPRQGFLYLSINHMAFYSFLLGKEVKFVIPWAEVTRLERVSTGLMTEAIRVNTRQRQREFSMFLNLDEAFGVIGQLADIALRRLLDSEGLELDRVLQQPTRITKRILEEQALREYVLALFRLPRGERLHEVASCSVWTPHGRCHTAGTLYTTDSYLCFSSREEGNCILLIPLSEVLSIEKVESTSLLPNPIIVSVRTKKAFQLIELPDRDELVENLNSRLRSLQWKQSMFRSKKDGRRSMSAPTPYYTFYYDTGHSDEEEIEEQVLRNTVNSEALMTAFHQNQPGTNDNNSKEQVKERLWEDHFLEFGRGVHMFRTDKIQRLVAMGIPESLRGELWMTLSDASSELESHQGYYTSMVQKSMGLSSLATEEIERDLHRSLPDHPAFQNPTGIAALRRVLTAYAHRNPKIGYCQSMNILASVLLLYAKEEEAFWLLVAVCERMLPDYFNRRVIGAQVDQSVFEELIRERLPELAEHVPDLSTLSSVSLSWFLTLFLSVLPFHSAVCVVDCFFFHGIKAIFQLGLAALEANSAQLSASTDDGQALMILTSFLDQVGSEESSCPPSSPLAAEETSSSDADIPAVGPTNITDLISESYEKFGDLTVRQIERLRCRHRIQVLQAHEDTTKENALRIVTPDVSIPPENLADVYDLFKTEHFISLYWGDSSSAAAAEAAAWRYADSGRSYMERQYRLDRPQFKSLYGLLAPWPGGSNQHSDTLSNRTFTLLDQDCDNLVTFKEFAGWLDTLYCEELNEKIRLLYRLHIPPALTESEDDPSLMKSPLLSTNRPLYVNLPSDVEGEVTDYQEQLKQMLQDLVKEREKDVEKPLPLMNQREFIQFCKTLYSMFHGDPEENDLFQAIATVTSLVLQIGEAGHRGHSSGSEVTSQEEGRGATEDAGVDASRGNGSLAAENEWTVSYAQILASLLTEQALVNFFEKPVDLSAKISEAKEKQYHQRAGLLTLQQGTS, encoded by the exons GTCTCCTGGTGGGGGCGCTGGACACAGTGCTGGACTCCAATGCCAGGGTCACACCCTTCCGCATCCTCCTCCAGGTTCCCGGCTCCCAGATCAGCTGGGTCATCGCCAGCG GAGCCGCCATAGAGGAGGTGAACAAGCACTGGGACTGGCTGGTCCACAACCTGCTtcgctctctgtctgtgtttgagaACAAGGAGGATGCTGTCAGCTTTGTCAAAGGAAAGGTCAAG GGCCTTATTGCAGAGGAGGTTCGGGGTCGCCAGGCCGCCCAGGAGGAGGAGCCGGAGAAGTTCAGGGAGGTGCTGCTGAAGTTTGAGCTGCACTTTGGCCTCCCTTCATCAGAGAAACTGGTGACGTActactcctgctgctgctggaaggGCCGGGTGCCTCGGCAGGGCTTCCTCTACCTTAGCATCAACCACATGGCCTTCTACTCCTTCCTGCTGGGGAAGGAAG TCAAGTTTGTGATTCCCTGGGCGGAGGTGACGCGGTTGGAGCGGGTCTCCACCGGTCTGATGACGGAGGCCATCCGGGTCAACACACGGCAGCGACAGAGGGAATTCTCCATGTTCCTCAACCTGGACGAGGCATTTGGGGTCATAGGTCAGCTGGCTGACATTGCCCTCAGGCGGCTGCTGGACAGCGAAGGCCTGGAGCTGGACCGAGTCCTGCAGCAGCCCACACGCATCACTAAGAG AATCCTAGAGGAACAGGCTTTAAGGGAGTACGTCCTAGCTCTGTTTCGGCTCCCTCGTGGTGAACGACTCCACGAGGTGGCCTCCTGTTCGGTATGGACACCACACGGACGCTGCCATACAGCCGGGACCCTCTACACCACTGACAGTTATCTGTGCTTCTCCAGCCGAGAGGAAGGCAATTGCATCCTGCTTATACCCCTCTCAGAG GTGTTGTCCATAGAAAAAGTGGAGAGCACCAGCCTGCTCCCTAACCCTATCATAGTGAGTGTTCGGACTAAGAAGGCCTTCCAGCTGATCGAGCTGCCGGACAGAGACGAGCTGGTCGAGAACCTGAACTCCAGACTCCGATCTCTGCAGTGGAAACAGTCCATGTTCCGCAGCAAGAAAGACGGCAGGAGGAGTATG AGCGCCCCGACACCATACTACACCTTCTACTATGACACCGGGCACTCTGATGAAGAAGAGATAGAGGAGCAGGTTCTGCGTAACACCGTCAACAGTGAGGCTCTGATGACGGCCTTCCACCAAAACCAACCAGGAACCAACGACAACAAT agcaAGGAGCAGGTGAAGGAGCGGCTGTGGGAGGATCATTTCTTGGAGTTCGGTCGCGGCGTCCACATGTTCCGCACAGACAAGATCCAAAGACTTGTTGCCATGGGGATACCAGAGTCGCTGCGAGGGGAGCTGTGGATGACACTTTCTg ACGCGTCCTCGGAGCTAGAGTCCCACCAGGGCTATTACACCAGCATGGTGCAGAAGTCCATGGGCCTGAGCAGCCTGGCCACAGAGGAGATTGAGCGCGACCTTCACCGCTCTCTGCCGGACCATCCCGCCTTTCAAAACCCCACCGGCATCGCTGCACTGAGACGCGTCCTCACCGCCTACGCGCACCGCAACCCCAAGATCGGATACTGTCAG TCTATGAACATCCTGGCGTCGGTGCTGCTCCTCTACgctaaagaagaagaagcttTCTGGCTGCTGGTGGCAGTTTGTGAGAGGATGCTGCCTGACTACTTCAACCGCAGGGTCATAG GAGCTCAGGTGGACCAGTCAGTGTTTGAGGAGCTGATCAGGGAGCGTTTGCCAGAGCTGGCTGAACACGTTCCAGACCTCTCCACCCTCTCCTCCGTCTCCCTCTCTTGGTTCCTCACCCTCTTCCTCAGCGTCCTGCCCTTCCACAGTGCCGTCTGTGTGGTCGACTGTTTCTTCTTCCACGGAATCAAAGCCATCTTCCAGTTGGGATTGGCAGCACTGGAGGCCAATTCTGCACAGCTCTCGGCCAGCACAGACGATGGACAGGCACTTATGATTCTCACAAG TTTTCTGGACCAGGTTGGAAGTGAAGAGTCGTCCTGTCCTCCATCCTCCCCGCTGGCTGCAGAGGAGACCAGCAGCAGCGACGCCGATATTCCCGCTGTGGGACCCACAAACATCACTGACCTCATCAGCGAGTCCTACGAG AAATTCGGAGACCTGACAGTGAGGCAGATTGAGCGGCTTCGCTGTCGACACAGAATCCAAGTGCTGCAGGCTCACGAAGACACCACCAAAGAAAACGCT ttGAGAATAGTGACTCCAGATGTTTCCATCCCTCCAGAGAACTTGGCTGATGTCTACGACCTCTTCAAG ACTGAGCACTTCATCAGTCTGTACTGGGGTGACAGCAGCTCCGCAGCAGCGGCGGAGGCGGCAGCGTGGCGTTATGCTGACTCCGGTCGCTCCTATATGGAGCGGCAGTACCGGCTAGATCGGCCCCAGTTCAAGAGCCTGTACGGGCTGCTGGCGCCGTGGCCCGGCGGCTCAAACCAGCACTCTGACACGCTGTCCAACCGCACCTTCACCCTGCTGGACCAGGACTGTGACAACCTGGTCACGTTTAAAGAGTTTGCTGGCTGGCTGG ACACTTTGTACTGTGAAGAGCTGAATGAGAAAATAAGGCTGCTGTACCGTCTGCACATCCCACCAG ctctgACAGAAAGTGAGGATGACCCCTCTTTGATGAAGAGCCCCCTGCTGTCCACAAACAGACCCCTCTATGTTAATCTGCCCTCAG atgttgaaggTGAAGTGACAGATTACCAGGAGCAGCTGAAGCAGATGCTGCAGGATCTGgtcaaagagagggagaaagatgtGGAGAAGCCTCTGCCACTCATGAACCAG CGTGAGTTCATCCAGTTCTGTAAAACACTCTACAGCATGTTCCACGGCGACCCAGAGGAGAACGACCTCTTTCAGGCCATCGCTACGGTAACGAGTCTGGTGCTGCAGATCGGCGAGGCCGGCCACCGTGGACACAGCTCGGGGTCAGAGGTCACCAGccaggaggaggggagaggagccACTGAAGATGCTGGGGTCGATGCCAGTAGAGGCAACGGGAGTTTGGCAGCAGAGAATGAGTGGACGGTCAGCTACGCCCAGATCCTGGCGTCGCTGCTCACTGAACAGGCGCTGGTGAACTTCTTCGAGAAGCCGGTGGATCTGTCCGCTAAAATCTCAGAGGCCAAGGAGAAGCAGTATCACCAGCGGGCGGGTTTGCTCACACTGCAGCAAGGGACCAGCTGA